The stretch of DNA GATTACTGCCTGGCGCAGAGCGTCGCATTGGCATTCTGGGCACAGAGCCGTAAAGACCGCAAAAACGCCTGGGAGCGTTACAACAAGCTCGTCGACTGCACCGGCAAAAAGACCTTCACCGAACTCTGCAAGGTCGCCGATATGACGGACCCGTTCACCGACGGCTGTTTAAAACAAGTCGCCGCCACGGCGTTCGAGTATCTGAACCAGTTATCTGAATAGTTAACAGTCAGCAATGAAAATTGAGCAGTGACAACGCTATTTGTTGTCACTGCTCACTTTAAACTGTGGTTGATAAATATTTACACCTTGTCGCTTTTCATCTTTTTGCTGAAGACGAAAATCGCAATTCCCAAGACTACCGCCGCGTAGCCGATCACCCACCACAAGTCGGGCATGATGGCCGCGTAATTGCCCGAGAGCGCGCTTCTTCCGGCGTTGACCGCGTGCGCAAAGGGCAGGGCATAGGCGATGGTTTTGAACGCGCCGCCAACAAGATTGAGGTCGAACCAGGTGCCGGACAGCCATGCGCTGAGGTTGGTGAGCAGTGCGCCGCAGATGCCGCCGACTTGCTTGTCGTTGAATACGCTGCCGCACAACAGCCCGATGCCGATGAATAAAACCGCTGTCGGAATCTGCACCGCAATCGAGAGCAGGATGTTTACCGTCACCGTCAAACCGAGCGCGATAGCCACCGCAAAGCAGACGGCGATTTGAGCGAGTGCCATCGGAAAAATCGGGAGTATGTACCCCAAGATGAAGTCCGAGGACGTCATCGGCGAGGTGAACAACCGAAGCAAAAACGAACCCGTGCGGTCTTTGGAGATTAATGTCGCCGAGAACAGCGATACAAACGACAGCCCGAACACTGCGATGCCCGGTGTAAGCTGGTCGATTTCGAACATCGGGATCGGAATATTAGCTTGAATCGTCGAGAGCAGCAGCATGACCGCAACCGGGAAACCGAGGCCGAACGCGAGATTGAGCGGGTCACGCAGCATTTCTTTGCGGTTGCGGGACGCAAACCAAAGCATTCTCATAAAGCCGCTCCTTTCGTGTCGGTTGCCAGTGCGATAAAGGCGTCTTCGAAATTCTTCGCGCCGGTTTTTGCAATCAGTTCTTTGGCGGTTCCGATAGCTTTCAAATGTCCGTCCGCCATAATCCCGATTCGGTCGGAAAGCGCCTCGGCTTCTTCCATGTAGTGGGTCGTCAGAATCATCGTGACCTTACCCTTTAACGCGCTGATGGCTTTCCACAGTTCGCGTCGCGCAAGTACATCCAGCCCGAGCGTCGGTTCGTCTAAAAACAGGATTTTCGGATCGGAGATCAACGCCATCGCAATGCTCAGCCGCCGCTGCATGCCGCCCGATAGAATTTTCGCTTTTTTGTCCGCGACTTCCGCAAGTATAAAGGTCTCGATCATCCGGGCGGCTTTTTCCTTGGCGGCCTTTTTGTCCGCGCCGTAAATCCCCGCGATCAGTTCCAGGTTTTCGCGCACGGTCAGGTTGCGGGCAATCGCAGTCTCCTGTGGGGAGACGTTGGTGTTCTCCTTGACCTTATGCGCGGCTTTGACAATGCTGTCGCCGAGCATTTCGGCATCGCCGGAAGTCGGTCTGCAAAGCCCCGAGAGCATTTTGATGGTCGTGGTTTTGCCCGCACCGTTCACTCCGAGCAGCGCAAACAACTCGCCGTTTTCAATCGATAAGTTGAGATTGTTAACAGCGGTTTTATCTTTAAATTTCTTGGTCAGTCCGGTTGTCTGAATCGCAGCCATCGCTCATTCCTCCGTGATCTCTCGCGCGTTTTTGATCTGTTTTGAGAATTCATGTAATGCGTCGTGTAAAATGTCGCTTTTGACAATCGCGATACCTTGATCTTCGTCTCCGAGCAGCAATAACATATCGCCCGGCTTGATGTGAAAGACATCACGGGCCTCTTTGGGGATGACAATCTGCCCTTTTTCGCCGACCTTGACGGTCCCAAAGACATATTTGCCCTTGGGGGCACCGCTCGGTGTATTTGTTCCATTATCCATTCTAACATCTCCTACAAGTATGAAATGTAGGAATAGTATAACATATATACATTAAATTATCAATACAAAATAATGTAGGGCGGGATGCCCACATCCCGTCGCGTCCCTGTAGGGAAAGGTCTTGACCTTTCCGAGCGAGCGAAAGGTGTTCGCACTAATTTATTGTTTTGATGATATAAAATAAATAACACCATGTCATTGCATCATTTATAACACTTTCACAGGTTGTCCACAACCTGCCAGGTTATAAATTTGCACGGAAATCTGTGTGAATGGGGAAAACCGTGCGACAAGAACGAGAACAGGGATTCCGACCCTTACAACGAGGGTACCCCCTTGTGGTCGCCTTTATGTTCGTTAATTTAACTTGAATATCATCAATGTGACACATCAATGCGGATGCTTTTGGCGGGCGATTCTGCCCTCATCGGACTGCGGTCCGACGGAAAGGTCAAGACCTTTCCCTACAGAGACACGGGCTGTGGTCAGCTCGCCCTATCATATTAAAAAAACGGTATCGTTTTTGCGATACCGTTTTGTTTAAACTTAGTTTACTTTAAAATCTTCTTCAGCCGTTCTACGGCTTCTCTGGTGCGTTCGGCATTGCCGAAGGCGGTCAGGCGGAAAAAGCCCTCACCGTTTTTGCCGAATCCCGCGCCGGGTGTTCCGACCACCTGCGCCTTTTGCAGCAGCAAGTCGAAAAAGTCCCACGACTTCATGTTGTTCGGGCATTTGAGCCAGATATACGGCGAATTCTTGCCGCCGCAGTACCAGATGCCGAGTTCGTCGAGTGCCGCGCCGATCACGGCAGCGTTATTTTTATAATAGGCAATCTGTTCGCGGGTCTGGCGGAAACCGGCGTCGGAGAAGACCGCAGCCGCGCCGCGCTGGATGATATAGCTGGTGCCGTTGTATTTGGTGGTCTGGCGGCGCTGCCAGCGCTTGTTGACCGAAACACCGTCAAAGACGAGCTCGTTCGGTACGATGGTGTAGCCGCAACGGGTGCCGGTGAAGCCGGCTGTTTTGGAAAGCGAGCAGATTTCGAGGGCGCACTTCTTTGCACCCTCGATCTGATAAATCGAGGTCGGCAGAGCGGGGTCATCGACAAACGCCTCATAGGCCGCGTCAAAGATGATCAGTGCCTTTTGTGCCAGCGCATAATCGACCCACGCTTTGAGTGCGTCGAACCCGTAAACCGCACCGGTTGGGTTATTCGGCGAGCAGATGTAGATCACATCGGCTTTGACATTTTTGTCGGGCATCGGCACAAAGCCGTTTTCGTAGTTGGCGTTTGAAAAGATCACCTTATGTCCTGCAATGACGTTGACGTCGAGATAAGCCGGATAGACCGGATCGGGAAGCAAAATCGTGTTGTCGGTGTCGAGCAGATCCATGATGCTGCCGAGGTCGCTCTTTGCGCCGTCGCTGACAAAAATCTCATTGTCCTCGAGCGAGACATTCTTTTTGGCGTAATATTTTTTTAACGCTTCGGTCAAAAAGTCATAGCTGTAGCAGTTGGTCTCGGGGCCGTAGCCGCGAAAGCCCTCGGGCGTGCCCATCTCACGGACGGCTTTGGACATATCGGTAACCACCGCCTCACAGAGGGGCAGGGTGACATCGCCGATTCCGAGCCGGATGACATCCGCTTTCGGGTTGGCCTTTTTATATTCGTTGACTTTTTTGCCGATGGTCGCAAAGAGATAACTTTCTGGGATGTTGTCGAAATTGTTGTTGAGCTTCATGTCGGTCTCCTATGTTTATTGTTTTTAATCTGCTTCCACAGTGCCGTCAAACACTTTTACGGCGGGGCCGGTCATTAAAACGCGTTCGTCGGTATAGTTGATGGTCAGATCGCCGCCGCGCAGATGTACGGTGATATCTTTGCCTTTTTCGCAGATGCCGTTCAACACCGCCGCGACCGCCGCCGCGCAAGCGCCGGTGCCGCAGGCCAGTGTTTCGCCGCTGCCGCGTTCCCAGACCCGCATGGCGATCTCGTTCTTGCCAATCGGTTTGACAAATTCGGTGTTCACGCTGTCGGGGAACAGATGGCAGGTTTCGAAAATCCGGCCCGTATGTTCCAGATCAATCGAGTTGATCTCGTCACGGAACACCACGCAGTGGGGGTTGCCCATGCTGACGCAGGTGATCAGATATTGAATACCGCGAAAAGTCTGGGGGACGGCGATGGCCGTTTCCATCGGAAGTCGTACAGGGATTTTGGCGCATTCCAAAATAGCTTTGCCCATATCGACCGTCGCCCCGACGCAGATGCCGTCTTCAATTTGAAGCTGCAGTGTCTTCACACCGGAGAGAGTATCGATCTTGACGACCGGTTTTTTGGCAATACCGGTGTCGTAGATGTATTTACCTACGCAGCGGATACCGTTGCCGCACATCTTACCCTCGGAGCCGTCGGCGTTGAAAATGCGCATCTTGGCGTCGGCAATGTCGGACGGACAAATCAAAATCACACCGTCCGAGCCGACCGAGAAACTGCGCGGGGACAATTCAATCGCCAGCTTTGAGGGGTTTTCGACCTTTTGTTCAAAGCAGTTGATATAGATATAGTCGTTGCCGATTCCGTGCATTTTTGTAAATTTATAAAGCATCTTTTTCCTTCCTTTCGTGCCGTTCCTCCGTTGTTATATCTTTGTTTTACCAAATTACTTTAGAGGCGATGTCTTTTTGTGCCAATGCGATAAAATCGTCAATCGGCATTGAACCGATATCGCCCTCGCCGCGTTTACGAACCGAGACCGTACCTTCCTCGAGCTCTTTTTCACCCACCACCAGCATATACGGTATCTTTTGCAGCTGTGCCTCACGGATCTTGTAGCCGATTTTCTCGTTGCGGGTGTCGAGTTCGCAGCGCAGTCCGGCGGCGACCAATTTGTCGTTAACTTTTTGTGCGCCGTCGAGTGTCTTGTCGGAAATCGGCAATACTTTCGCCTGTACCGGCGACAGCCATAGCGGGAACGCGCCGGCATACTTTTCGATCAACAGCGCAAGTGTGCGTTCGTAGCAGCCGATTGAGGTGCGGTGGATGATATAGGGGTTTTTCTTGCTGCCGTCGGCGTCGGTATATTCCATGCCAAATTTTACCGCCAGCATCTGATCAACCTGAATGGTAATGAGTGTATCTTCTTTACCGTAGACATTTCTGATTTGGATATCTAATTTCGGTCCGTAGAAAGCGGCTTCGCCGACGCCGATCTTATAAGGAATCTGCAGATGATCGAGGATTTTCTGCATTGTGCTCTGCGCTTCATCCCATTGTTCGGGTGTACCGATATATTTATCGGTATCGGCGGGATCCCACTGTGAGAACCGGTATGAGACGTCTTCATACAAACCGAGTGTCTTGAGCATAAACAAAGCAAGCTCCAGACAACCGCGGAATTCGTCTTCCAACTGATCGGGGCGGCATAC from Oscillospiraceae bacterium encodes:
- a CDS encoding ABC transporter permease, with product MRMLWFASRNRKEMLRDPLNLAFGLGFPVAVMLLLSTIQANIPIPMFEIDQLTPGIAVFGLSFVSLFSATLISKDRTGSFLLRLFTSPMTSSDFILGYILPIFPMALAQIAVCFAVAIALGLTVTVNILLSIAVQIPTAVLFIGIGLLCGSVFNDKQVGGICGALLTNLSAWLSGTWFDLNLVGGAFKTIAYALPFAHAVNAGRSALSGNYAAIMPDLWWVIGYAAVVLGIAIFVFSKKMKSDKV
- a CDS encoding ABC transporter A family member; protein product: MAAIQTTGLTKKFKDKTAVNNLNLSIENGELFALLGVNGAGKTTTIKMLSGLCRPTSGDAEMLGDSIVKAAHKVKENTNVSPQETAIARNLTVRENLELIAGIYGADKKAAKEKAARMIETFILAEVADKKAKILSGGMQRRLSIAMALISDPKILFLDEPTLGLDVLARRELWKAISALKGKVTMILTTHYMEEAEALSDRIGIMADGHLKAIGTAKELIAKTGAKNFEDAFIALATDTKGAAL
- a CDS encoding AbrB/MazE/SpoVT family DNA-binding domain-containing protein, whose translation is MDNGTNTPSGAPKGKYVFGTVKVGEKGQIVIPKEARDVFHIKPGDMLLLLGDEDQGIAIVKSDILHDALHEFSKQIKNAREITEE
- a CDS encoding LL-diaminopimelate aminotransferase, which encodes MKLNNNFDNIPESYLFATIGKKVNEYKKANPKADVIRLGIGDVTLPLCEAVVTDMSKAVREMGTPEGFRGYGPETNCYSYDFLTEALKKYYAKKNVSLEDNEIFVSDGAKSDLGSIMDLLDTDNTILLPDPVYPAYLDVNVIAGHKVIFSNANYENGFVPMPDKNVKADVIYICSPNNPTGAVYGFDALKAWVDYALAQKALIIFDAAYEAFVDDPALPTSIYQIEGAKKCALEICSLSKTAGFTGTRCGYTIVPNELVFDGVSVNKRWQRRQTTKYNGTSYIIQRGAAAVFSDAGFRQTREQIAYYKNNAAVIGAALDELGIWYCGGKNSPYIWLKCPNNMKSWDFFDLLLQKAQVVGTPGAGFGKNGEGFFRLTAFGNAERTREAVERLKKILK
- the dapF gene encoding diaminopimelate epimerase; translation: MLYKFTKMHGIGNDYIYINCFEQKVENPSKLAIELSPRSFSVGSDGVILICPSDIADAKMRIFNADGSEGKMCGNGIRCVGKYIYDTGIAKKPVVKIDTLSGVKTLQLQIEDGICVGATVDMGKAILECAKIPVRLPMETAIAVPQTFRGIQYLITCVSMGNPHCVVFRDEINSIDLEHTGRIFETCHLFPDSVNTEFVKPIGKNEIAMRVWERGSGETLACGTGACAAAVAAVLNGICEKGKDITVHLRGGDLTINYTDERVLMTGPAVKVFDGTVEAD